From Proteiniborus sp. MB09-C3, the proteins below share one genomic window:
- a CDS encoding helix-turn-helix transcriptional regulator, with amino-acid sequence MKIGEVIREYRKRKNMTQEEIANCLGVTAPAVNKWENGNSQPDIMLLAPIARLLNITLDTLLSFEEELTAEEINSFVYEIDGKLKEETYEEAFQWAKGKIEQYPNCEQLIWQMALILDAWRLTKDIPDSEKYEGYINDCYVRALDSKDDNIRNRAADSLFGFYSRKEQYGKAEEYLNYLSSQNPERKRKQAFIYSKTNRVNEAYKAYEELLFQGYQMMNMVFQDIYILAMQDKDRGKAYILVEKQRKLASIFEMGEYHEVSWGLDLAAAEKDMEATIEIMERMLASVDKISDFTKSTLYAHMEFKKLEDKFITELHKNLLDNFRNEETYSYMKKSKRWQKLVSSNSNLLID; translated from the coding sequence ATGAAAATAGGTGAAGTAATACGAGAATACAGAAAACGAAAAAACATGACTCAGGAGGAAATAGCAAATTGCCTTGGAGTGACAGCTCCGGCAGTTAATAAGTGGGAAAATGGAAATTCACAGCCCGATATTATGTTATTGGCTCCTATTGCCAGATTGCTCAACATTACTCTTGATACTCTATTGTCCTTTGAAGAAGAACTTACAGCCGAAGAGATAAACAGTTTCGTTTATGAAATTGATGGCAAATTAAAAGAGGAAACCTATGAAGAGGCGTTTCAGTGGGCAAAAGGAAAAATCGAGCAATATCCTAATTGTGAACAGTTGATTTGGCAAATGGCACTGATTTTAGATGCATGGCGTTTAACAAAAGACATTCCGGATTCAGAGAAATATGAAGGTTATATCAATGATTGTTATGTACGTGCTTTGGATAGCAAGGATGATAATATTAGGAACAGAGCAGCTGATTCGTTATTTGGATTTTATTCAAGAAAGGAACAGTACGGGAAAGCAGAGGAATATCTGAATTATCTTTCTAGCCAAAATCCAGAGAGAAAGAGAAAACAAGCATTTATTTATAGCAAGACAAATCGGGTGAATGAGGCATATAAAGCATACGAAGAATTATTATTTCAGGGTTATCAAATGATGAATATGGTGTTTCAAGATATATATATATTGGCTATGCAGGATAAAGACAGGGGAAAAGCCTATATACTTGTAGAAAAGCAAAGAAAATTAGCGAGTATTTTTGAAATGGGTGAGTACCATGAGGTATCCTGGGGACTTGACTTGGCAGCAGCAGAGAAAGATATGGAAGCAACTATAGAAATCATGGAGAGAATGCTTGCTAGTGTTGATAAAATATCTGATTTTACCAAGTCGACACTATATGCACATATGGAATTTAAAAAACTAGAGGATAAATTCATTACAGAACTGCATAAAAATTTGCTAGATAATTTTAGGAATGAAGAAACATATAGCTATATGAAAAAAAGTAAACGTTGGCAGAAGTTGGTAAGCAGTAATTCCAATTTGTTGATAGATTAA
- a CDS encoding DUF87 domain-containing protein — MVKKKAPIMEDEKIKTFVDMIAPSIIKFNTDHFICGNTYRCVWALREYPTSTSEQAILRHLGEKDGVTLRIYTRQVTPNEEKKIIHNAANKNRMNTANTNDLQQTVTAESNLQDVVTLVSTMHRNREPLLHCAVYIELTASDYDSLKLLQTDVLTELVRSKLNVDRLMLRQQQGFLCVGPTARNVFGSQYERVLPASSVANLYPFNYSGKTDSNGFYLGRDKFGSNILVDFDKRDDDKTNPCILILGNSGQGKSYLLKLILCNILESGKNVICLDPEHEYVELAENIGGCFVDLMSGEYMINPLEPKTWDEGGSPQDKDAPIAFRQATKLSQHISFLKDFFHCYKDFDDRHIDVIEIMLGKLYTKWNISDSTNFSKLESVDYPILSDLYTLIEEEYKGYDKGKYQLYTVELLQEILLGLHSMCQGAESKFFNGHTNITSNRFIVFGVKGLLQASKNVKNALLFNILSFMSDKLLTEGNTAAGIDELYLFLTNLTAIEYIRNFMKRVRKKESAVILSSQNLEDFNIEGIKELTKPLFSIPAHAFLFNAGNIDKQFYMDTLQLEESEYNLIKFPQRGVCLYKCGNERYNLAVHAPAYKEKLFGKAGGR, encoded by the coding sequence ATGGTAAAAAAGAAAGCACCAATCATGGAAGATGAGAAAATCAAAACCTTTGTAGATATGATTGCCCCATCCATCATCAAATTCAACACAGATCATTTTATCTGTGGCAATACCTATAGATGTGTATGGGCACTCCGTGAATATCCTACAAGTACCAGTGAACAAGCAATCCTTCGTCATTTAGGAGAAAAGGATGGGGTTACCCTCAGAATCTATACAAGACAAGTAACTCCAAACGAAGAAAAGAAAATTATCCATAATGCAGCCAATAAAAACAGGATGAATACGGCGAATACAAATGATTTGCAGCAGACCGTAACAGCAGAAAGCAACTTGCAAGATGTTGTTACCCTTGTTTCAACAATGCACAGAAACAGAGAGCCACTCCTTCATTGTGCTGTATATATTGAGCTTACTGCAAGTGATTATGACAGCTTGAAACTGCTACAGACAGATGTATTAACAGAACTTGTGAGATCCAAATTAAATGTAGATAGGCTTATGCTACGACAACAGCAAGGCTTTTTATGTGTTGGTCCAACAGCCAGAAATGTATTTGGTAGTCAATACGAAAGGGTACTCCCTGCATCCTCAGTAGCAAACCTATATCCTTTTAACTATTCGGGTAAGACCGATAGCAATGGGTTTTATTTAGGAAGAGATAAGTTTGGTTCTAATATTCTCGTTGATTTTGATAAAAGAGATGATGATAAAACAAATCCTTGTATCCTAATTCTCGGTAATTCAGGACAAGGTAAAAGCTATTTATTAAAGTTAATATTATGCAATATTTTAGAATCAGGAAAGAATGTCATATGCTTAGATCCAGAGCATGAGTATGTGGAACTAGCAGAAAATATAGGTGGATGCTTTGTAGATTTAATGAGTGGAGAATATATGATAAATCCATTAGAACCAAAAACTTGGGATGAGGGTGGCAGTCCACAGGATAAAGATGCTCCTATTGCATTCAGACAAGCAACAAAGCTAAGTCAGCATATTAGTTTTTTAAAAGACTTCTTTCATTGTTATAAAGACTTTGATGATAGGCATATTGATGTTATAGAAATTATGCTAGGAAAACTCTACACTAAATGGAACATCAGTGACAGTACAAATTTCAGCAAATTAGAATCTGTTGATTATCCTATTCTTTCAGACCTATATACATTAATAGAGGAAGAATATAAAGGCTATGATAAGGGAAAATATCAACTTTATACAGTGGAATTATTACAGGAAATCCTGCTTGGACTTCATTCTATGTGCCAAGGGGCAGAAAGTAAATTTTTCAACGGACATACCAATATAACCTCCAATCGATTTATTGTATTTGGTGTAAAAGGGTTATTACAGGCTAGTAAAAATGTAAAGAATGCATTGCTGTTTAATATATTATCCTTTATGTCAGATAAGCTACTTACAGAAGGCAATACTGCAGCTGGAATTGATGAGCTGTATTTGTTCCTTACTAATCTTACAGCAATAGAATATATTCGTAATTTTATGAAGCGAGTGCGAAAGAAAGAATCAGCGGTAATACTTAGCAGTCAAAACCTTGAGGACTTCAATATTGAAGGCATTAAAGAGCTAACTAAACCGCTGTTTTCTATTCCAGCACACGCTTTTTTATTTAACGCAGGTAATATTGATAAGCAGTTTTATATGGATACCTTACAGCTTGAAGAATCAGAATATAATCTTATTAAATTTCCACAGAGAGGGGTCTGCTTATATAAATGCGGTAACGAACGTTACAATTTGGCTGTACATGCTCCAGCATATAAAGAAAAGTTATTTGGAAAGGCAGGTGGAAGGTAG
- a CDS encoding tyrosine-type recombinase/integrase codes for MLENYFTDSRTIYRLSNCGIFGQKMEEYAKYLHEQEFSQNTTREYLRAAAHLSRFALWQGINDLSLLNETFACQFVNEHLPNCSCERLNKGKYHSTIRGVWQVLNFLSESKIIPSPVDLIENSLIPKNPQPFKPLKPYPPIQSESGKPTPPRTDIASQAVIMGNLPESMGGIVLQYDEYLDNLFGLSKKTRDVHRLKAMLFLKWIYEEHGSDFQLSSLGTEDILKFQEMCNEYGYSNDYRKTITSCLRGFLRFLRWERIIQDDLTPAVYKLKEWKLASVPKHIPYETAMLLLSAPDRETVKGKRDYLTLLLMLQLGLRANEIIQIELKDISLTKGELFIHKTKTHRGRCLPITNEIAEAIVDYLRVRPERQQSELVLRTVRPYNPLKNSSSLGSVVRQYIEQLDLKVPSYGTHLLRHSLATHLVNNGASFKETADILGHTSIETTGIYAKVQIERLKDIALPFPCWEEVCVI; via the coding sequence ATGTTAGAAAACTATTTTACAGATTCTCGTACAATTTATAGACTATCAAACTGTGGAATCTTTGGGCAAAAGATGGAGGAATATGCTAAATATCTCCACGAGCAAGAGTTCTCACAAAATACCACGAGGGAATATCTTCGTGCAGCAGCACATCTTAGCCGATTTGCTTTATGGCAAGGCATTAATGATTTATCACTATTAAATGAGACTTTTGCCTGTCAATTTGTAAATGAACATCTCCCTAATTGTTCTTGTGAACGTCTAAACAAAGGGAAATACCATTCCACAATACGTGGTGTATGGCAAGTACTAAATTTTTTAAGTGAATCTAAGATAATTCCATCACCAGTAGATTTAATTGAAAACAGCCTCATACCAAAGAATCCCCAACCTTTTAAACCCCTAAAACCTTATCCACCAATACAATCAGAATCAGGCAAGCCTACCCCACCCAGAACGGATATTGCAAGCCAAGCTGTAATTATGGGTAACTTACCTGAAAGTATGGGTGGCATAGTACTTCAATACGATGAGTACTTAGATAATTTATTCGGACTGTCTAAGAAAACTCGTGATGTCCATAGGCTAAAAGCAATGCTATTTCTTAAATGGATATACGAAGAACATGGCTCTGATTTCCAACTTTCATCCTTGGGTACAGAGGATATTTTAAAGTTTCAAGAGATGTGCAATGAATACGGTTACTCCAACGATTATCGTAAGACCATAACATCTTGTCTTCGTGGATTCCTACGTTTTTTACGTTGGGAACGAATAATACAAGATGATTTGACACCTGCAGTTTACAAACTAAAGGAATGGAAGTTAGCAAGTGTACCTAAGCACATCCCATACGAAACAGCTATGTTGTTACTTTCTGCACCAGATAGGGAAACTGTAAAAGGAAAGCGAGATTATCTAACGCTTTTATTAATGCTACAACTTGGTCTTAGGGCAAATGAAATAATACAAATTGAACTGAAAGATATTTCCCTAACAAAAGGTGAATTATTCATCCATAAGACAAAGACTCACAGGGGGCGTTGTTTACCAATTACAAATGAGATTGCTGAGGCCATTGTTGATTATTTGCGTGTTAGACCAGAAAGGCAACAATCTGAGTTAGTTCTTAGGACTGTAAGACCATATAATCCCCTTAAAAATTCATCTTCACTTGGAAGTGTTGTTCGCCAATATATAGAACAATTAGACCTTAAAGTACCATCATATGGAACCCATCTTCTAAGGCATTCACTAGCAACACACCTAGTAAATAATGGGGCATCTTTCAAGGAAACAGCTGATATTCTTGGGCATACAAGTATTGAAACTACTGGTATTTATGCAAAAGTTCAGATTGAACGTTTAAAAGATATCGCCCTACCATTTCCTTGTTGGGAGGAGGTGTGCGTTATATGA
- a CDS encoding tyrosine-type recombinase/integrase, producing the protein MKRAPDFNSFNADNLSEYTKFMVDNGRSFRVETTILKEFDRFLQSLASTVINSDTVESFVYSKIDLSNSQYEKRHRIIRGFLDYYAIKGTGESIPTPPKPRSQGRHIPYLYTTPDIEKVLSLAADLNPKDSIRSHSFQAIIGLLYCTGMRISEVLRLDISDVDLENGVLFIQNTKFKKSRYVQIHPTAVEVLKRYLKLRNHYSSNPKSQAFFLSTRNDRLAYGTFNATFLQLVREAGVRTENRNSRTHDLRHTFAVNRMLKWYEEDSDFHEQLPVLSTYMGHAHFEDTTYYLNASAELMAKGSKSFQFGGNGNE; encoded by the coding sequence ATGAAAAGGGCACCTGATTTTAACAGCTTTAATGCTGATAACCTATCTGAATATACTAAGTTTATGGTGGATAATGGCCGCTCCTTTCGTGTAGAAACCACTATTTTAAAAGAATTTGATCGTTTTCTACAATCCCTAGCAAGTACAGTTATTAATTCTGATACTGTTGAATCTTTCGTTTATAGCAAGATAGACCTTAGCAATAGCCAATATGAAAAACGACATCGTATAATACGTGGATTTTTAGATTACTATGCTATAAAAGGGACAGGGGAAAGTATTCCAACTCCTCCCAAACCACGTAGTCAAGGGCGTCATATACCGTATTTATATACAACCCCTGATATTGAAAAGGTCTTATCCTTAGCTGCTGATTTAAACCCTAAAGATTCAATAAGGTCACATAGTTTTCAAGCAATTATAGGACTTCTTTATTGTACAGGTATGCGTATCAGTGAAGTTCTAAGATTAGATATAAGTGATGTGGATTTGGAAAATGGTGTGTTGTTTATCCAAAACACTAAGTTTAAAAAATCAAGATATGTCCAAATACATCCAACAGCTGTTGAGGTTTTAAAGCGATACTTAAAGTTAAGAAATCATTATTCATCCAATCCCAAGAGTCAGGCATTCTTTTTAAGCACACGCAATGATAGACTGGCATATGGTACTTTTAATGCTACATTCCTTCAACTGGTACGTGAGGCTGGAGTCCGTACAGAAAACCGTAATTCCAGAACCCATGATCTTAGACACACCTTTGCAGTTAATCGCATGCTTAAATGGTATGAAGAAGATTCTGATTTTCACGAGCAACTCCCCGTGCTTTCAACATATATGGGTCATGCTCATTTTGAGGATACTACTTACTATTTAAATGCTAGTGCTGAGCTGATGGCAAAAGGCTCAAAGTCTTTTCAATTTGGAGGTAATGGCAATGAGTGA
- a CDS encoding tyrosine-type recombinase/integrase: MSETKPISLGEMLESFFNKRLIQQQNVSQNTINSYRDTWRLLLRYLVSEKEISMTRLSIDMVTAEVILDFLNHLETQRKCSINTRNQRRAAIRAFASHVILYEPKYMAQFERVLSIPAKNYEKKMLGYLTDEEMDCILSTFNRSTPDGFRNYALFMLMYNVGARVSEIISIKCKDVGTNQILIHGKSSKDRIVPIWPETAKLLSQLMVNESLDPDQNLFLNMKKEPLTRSGISYILATASINATKKCPTLQGRKISPHTIRHTTAMHLLQSGTDLNLIRMWLGHVHLDTTHGYIEADIKMKRKTLENSGISKPGKGYTWNPTDEVKDFLNTLGIK, encoded by the coding sequence ATGAGTGAAACTAAACCTATAAGTCTAGGAGAAATGCTGGAAAGCTTCTTTAACAAAAGATTAATTCAACAACAAAATGTATCACAAAATACAATCAATAGTTATCGGGATACATGGCGACTATTACTTCGTTATTTAGTATCTGAAAAAGAGATATCTATGACTCGATTATCCATTGATATGGTTACGGCAGAGGTAATTCTTGATTTTCTAAATCATCTTGAAACACAACGGAAATGCAGTATAAATACACGAAATCAGCGTAGGGCTGCCATCCGTGCTTTTGCTAGCCATGTAATTTTATATGAACCAAAATATATGGCACAGTTTGAACGGGTTTTATCCATACCAGCAAAGAATTATGAGAAAAAAATGCTTGGTTATCTTACAGATGAAGAGATGGACTGTATCCTATCCACCTTTAATCGCAGTACCCCAGATGGATTCAGAAACTACGCTCTTTTCATGTTAATGTACAATGTTGGAGCCCGTGTTTCAGAGATAATATCAATTAAATGTAAGGATGTAGGTACAAATCAAATACTTATTCATGGAAAATCAAGTAAAGACCGTATCGTTCCAATCTGGCCAGAAACAGCAAAATTATTAAGTCAACTAATGGTTAATGAAAGCCTTGATCCAGATCAAAACCTTTTCTTGAATATGAAAAAGGAACCTTTAACTAGGAGTGGAATTTCTTATATATTGGCTACAGCTTCAATCAACGCAACAAAAAAATGCCCAACTTTACAGGGCAGAAAAATATCACCTCATACAATTAGGCATACAACTGCAATGCATTTACTCCAATCAGGTACTGATCTAAATCTTATCCGAATGTGGCTAGGACATGTTCATTTAGATACTACACATGGATATATTGAGGCAGATATTAAAATGAAACGGAAGACATTAGAAAACAGTGGAATTTCTAAGCCTGGTAAAGGTTATACCTGGAACCCGACAGATGAAGTTAAAGATTTTCTTAATACCCTTGGAATTAAGTGA
- a CDS encoding gamma-glutamylcyclotransferase family protein — protein MKNNKSNESVSEILYIAYGSNLNLSQMKQRCPTARVIGVSEIKDYELVFRGSRYSSVATIEPCQESSVPVLLWGIQPEDEKSLDRYEGYPNFYEKENMEIVLNGRTVSAMVYVMTPGHELGIPSERYKISIEDGYMDAGFDADILQNAVDKIKVKMEDEMNDIGEQESLFGMKWW, from the coding sequence ATGAAAAATAATAAATCAAATGAGTCAGTATCAGAAATATTATATATTGCATATGGAAGTAATTTAAATCTATCACAGATGAAACAACGATGCCCTACTGCAAGAGTCATTGGAGTATCAGAAATAAAGGATTATGAGCTTGTATTTCGTGGTTCAAGATATAGTTCAGTAGCAACTATTGAGCCATGTCAAGAAAGTAGCGTTCCCGTTTTGCTATGGGGAATCCAACCAGAAGATGAGAAATCACTAGATAGGTATGAAGGTTATCCTAATTTTTATGAAAAGGAAAACATGGAGATTGTGTTAAATGGTAGGACTGTTTCAGCAATGGTTTATGTTATGACACCTGGTCATGAACTCGGAATACCATCAGAACGTTACAAGATATCCATTGAAGATGGCTATATGGATGCAGGATTTGATGCAGATATTTTACAAAATGCAGTAGATAAAATTAAAGTTAAGATGGAGGATGAGATGAATGATATAGGTGAACAAGAAAGCTTATTCGGGATGAAATGGTGGTGA
- a CDS encoding peptidoglycan endopeptidase: protein MADPTTIGLIAKAAISALSDERLRKGIGWTVAAILSPFILIIVILCGLLSGTANHNNTAIQLSFHVGTISENIPEEYRGQIENMRNSFTMLDERIEEVNGQMEDGDSLDSIRVKAIFYSLYFASDQPSGVDQDKYIDCFVIYEERTRIIIDADGNEVEETYLVAIPIDTLPEIYTNIETNMGKATTYEDMANANEIYYRIQYGVPAPSEGDGFGEWGDWTHSITPEELEQLYHDLPEGENGSEIVKLAMTRLGDSYSQERRGQGNYTDCSYLTMWSYRQIGIIIPGTAAEQGRFCVNNNLTVAK from the coding sequence ATGGCAGACCCTACAACCATAGGACTTATTGCAAAAGCAGCTATATCAGCATTATCAGATGAAAGACTGAGAAAAGGAATAGGATGGACTGTTGCTGCAATCCTATCTCCATTTATACTAATCATTGTTATTCTGTGTGGTTTGCTTTCAGGAACAGCAAATCATAACAATACTGCTATCCAATTATCCTTTCATGTGGGTACTATATCAGAAAATATTCCTGAAGAATATCGAGGTCAGATAGAAAATATGCGTAATAGTTTTACAATGCTTGATGAAAGAATAGAGGAAGTTAATGGTCAAATGGAAGATGGAGATAGTCTGGACTCAATAAGGGTTAAGGCTATTTTTTATTCTCTGTATTTCGCCTCTGACCAGCCATCTGGTGTAGACCAAGATAAATATATTGACTGCTTTGTCATTTATGAGGAAAGAACAAGAATCATAATTGATGCAGACGGAAATGAAGTGGAAGAAACATATCTAGTAGCTATACCAATTGATACTCTCCCTGAAATCTATACAAATATTGAAACAAATATGGGAAAGGCAACTACTTATGAAGATATGGCCAATGCCAATGAAATTTATTACCGAATACAGTATGGAGTTCCAGCACCAAGTGAAGGAGATGGTTTTGGGGAATGGGGCGATTGGACACATAGCATTACTCCAGAAGAACTAGAGCAATTGTATCATGATTTGCCAGAGGGAGAGAATGGATCAGAGATAGTAAAGCTTGCCATGACTAGACTTGGAGATTCCTATTCACAAGAAAGAAGAGGACAAGGAAATTATACGGATTGCAGTTATTTGACCATGTGGAGCTATAGGCAGATAGGAATAATAATACCCGGAACAGCCGCAGAGCAAGGAAGATTTTGTGTTAATAATAATCTTACTGTTGCAAAATAA
- a CDS encoding DUF6329 domain-containing protein: MLITKAIFERKISEFDTQNCVIEGIAIMSEDEFEEFSNNLLEDRDFIIDRKEEMFIDSIGQIHGLLALNMESGDGILIDSQGHKYARYTAFMPNIKPYIEQQISMVAEQIIKEAAENTSNGSWAIYFDEIEESHGIVIKENNGIGTLLLDELTSRDEIAEIEVLDDCFDMTIYLDYCNNLDEEIKPSQNMNM; this comes from the coding sequence ATGTTAATTACAAAAGCAATATTTGAAAGAAAAATATCTGAATTTGATACACAAAATTGTGTCATTGAAGGCATTGCAATAATGAGTGAGGATGAGTTTGAAGAATTCAGTAACAATTTATTAGAGGATAGGGACTTCATTATAGATAGAAAAGAAGAAATGTTTATAGATTCTATAGGACAGATCCATGGATTATTGGCACTTAATATGGAAAGCGGAGATGGAATTTTAATTGACAGTCAAGGACATAAGTATGCAAGGTATACTGCATTTATGCCAAACATTAAGCCATATATTGAACAGCAGATTTCAATGGTTGCAGAACAGATAATAAAGGAGGCAGCAGAAAATACTTCAAATGGTAGTTGGGCTATTTATTTTGATGAGATTGAAGAATCCCATGGAATAGTTATAAAAGAAAACAATGGTATTGGAACTTTACTCTTAGATGAACTAACAAGCAGAGATGAAATTGCAGAAATTGAAGTACTCGATGATTGCTTTGATATGACAATCTATCTCGACTATTGTAATAATTTAGACGAAGAAATAAAACCAAGTCAAAACATGAATATGTAG
- a CDS encoding DUF3846 domain-containing protein, whose amino-acid sequence MDNIEKTIRILKIEPQNLPYEKEIANDLEGIQGEIEGLFECIYLDDNCILVCNEEGKLNGMELNRRVGNDIIAGPFFIVGDSEDGEFVSLSDEQIEKYTQEFGKIQEFTGEEPEAQPRMEFIGFDF is encoded by the coding sequence ATGGATAATATAGAAAAGACAATTCGTATCTTAAAGATTGAACCACAAAACTTACCTTATGAAAAAGAAATAGCGAATGACTTGGAGGGTATTCAAGGAGAGATTGAAGGGTTATTTGAATGTATTTATTTAGATGATAATTGTATTTTAGTATGTAATGAAGAAGGAAAATTAAATGGGATGGAATTAAATCGAAGGGTTGGTAATGACATCATTGCTGGTCCTTTTTTTATTGTAGGGGATAGTGAAGATGGAGAATTTGTTTCCTTAAGCGATGAGCAAATAGAAAAATACACACAAGAATTTGGTAAGATTCAAGAATTCACAGGTGAAGAACCAGAGGCACAACCAAGGATGGAGTTTATAGGGTTTGATTTTTAG
- a CDS encoding DUF5688 family protein, protein MTFNEYVETVKREIKDYLPEEYKDVNPEINKVRKNNGMELTGLTLRGESNICPNIYLDSFYDLYQDGMKTSDTMSKISEIFQREIKRSPQFNLEDFTYNNMKDNLYYTVIHAEKNEKLLQDIPHQRREDLAIVYRMHLNVSEEGIGSILLNNAHLKLWGVDQGEVHTQAVMNMPKILPPTFENMNNIIAEMMGADIEEFEEMTGENIMWVLSNDKKMQGAAYIFDEEVMSSIAEKLGGDFIVLPSSLHEVIILKEEENMDLEYIHGMVSEVNESQVEPDEVLSDAIYRYSSKDNKLSLIEEFEQSQDMEMKM, encoded by the coding sequence ATGACATTTAATGAATATGTAGAAACAGTAAAAAGAGAAATTAAAGATTATTTACCAGAAGAATATAAAGATGTAAACCCAGAAATAAATAAGGTCAGAAAAAATAATGGAATGGAATTAACAGGACTTACTTTGCGTGGAGAAAGCAATATTTGCCCTAATATTTATCTGGATTCCTTTTATGATTTATATCAGGATGGTATGAAGACCAGTGATACTATGAGCAAGATTAGTGAGATTTTTCAAAGAGAAATAAAAAGATCGCCACAGTTTAATTTAGAAGACTTCACCTATAACAATATGAAAGATAATCTGTATTATACGGTCATTCATGCAGAGAAAAATGAAAAGTTGTTGCAAGATATTCCTCATCAAAGAAGAGAGGATTTAGCAATCGTGTATCGAATGCATTTGAATGTATCGGAAGAAGGGATAGGAAGTATTTTATTAAATAATGCACATTTAAAACTTTGGGGTGTAGATCAGGGAGAGGTTCATACCCAAGCAGTAATGAATATGCCAAAGATATTGCCACCTACATTTGAAAATATGAATAATATTATTGCAGAGATGATGGGTGCAGATATAGAAGAATTTGAGGAAATGACAGGAGAAAATATAATGTGGGTACTTAGCAATGATAAAAAAATGCAAGGTGCAGCTTATATATTTGATGAAGAAGTAATGTCCTCTATCGCAGAGAAATTGGGTGGAGATTTTATTGTATTGCCATCCTCCCTCCACGAAGTAATCATATTAAAAGAAGAGGAAAATATGGATTTAGAATATATTCATGGAATGGTTTCAGAAGTAAATGAGAGCCAAGTAGAACCTGATGAAGTATTATCCGATGCAATTTATCGATATAGTTCTAAGGATAATAAGCTATCACTTATAGAGGAATTTGAACAGTCGCAAGATATGGAGATGAAAATGTAG
- a CDS encoding DUF6103 family protein: MSISTEKATLQVTFQKEKLEALRFYMNEKELTVEGELQKHISSIYEKYVPSATRRYLERNDNEQENQTEITAPISKSSSEVTPRATSNRGRRRTERVQSEQAEVPTETINAEEIEESQEQTEDGNQGMVMSM, from the coding sequence ATGAGTATATCAACGGAAAAAGCAACATTACAGGTAACTTTTCAAAAAGAAAAACTAGAAGCATTAAGGTTTTATATGAACGAAAAGGAACTGACTGTAGAAGGGGAATTGCAAAAACATATTAGTAGTATCTACGAGAAATACGTTCCATCAGCTACTAGAAGATATCTAGAGAGAAATGATAATGAGCAGGAAAACCAGACGGAAATAACGGCACCTATTAGTAAAAGTTCATCAGAAGTTACTCCAAGAGCTACCTCTAATCGTGGCAGAAGAAGGACTGAAAGAGTGCAAAGTGAACAGGCAGAAGTTCCAACAGAAACTATAAATGCAGAAGAAATTGAAGAGTCTCAAGAGC